TGCGTATCTTAAAGGAGACAACTCAGTGAATAAACTAACCAAACTTTCGTTATTATCTGTGTCATTACTTGTGGTATCAGGTGGCGCAATTGCTGCAAATATTCCTGCGATTATGGCAACTTATCCGACTATTAATCCTATTTTAGTAGAATTAATTACCACAATTCCTTCTTTGTTTATAATCTTAACCGTGCCATTTAGCCATACCTTCGCTAGAAAATTTGGTTACAAGCTATCTGTACAGCTTGGTATTGGTATTGTATTAGGCGCAGGGATTATACCAGTGTTTGCGCACTCTTTTTGGCTTTTATTTTTCAGCAGAATATTATTTGGTATTGGCATTGGACTATTTAACCCACTACTCTTTTCTCTAGCCGGAAAAATGTATCAAGGAAAAGAACTTTCATCTATGATTGGCTTTCAAAGTGCATTCGAAGGAATTGGCGGTATGATCATTACGTTTACCGTAGGTCAACTGCTGATAATGAATTGGCGTAGTTCATTTTTAGCTTATTTATTTGCTTTACCGATTTTTCTTTTATTTACATGGTTTGTCCCAGATGTTTCACTTGAGACCGAGGAGAATCAGAGCAAAACAAAGAATCAGGCAATCAATCCTTCAACGTATGGCTATATTGCTTTATTGATACTAGTTGTCACTATTTATATGTCAGTGACAGTGAAAATCACCTCCTTATTGCTTGAAGAAGGTTTTGGAAATGCAACAGATGGCAGTAATTTGGTTGCCTTGGTAGGTTTAGGTGCTATGACTGCTGGTGCATTATTTGGGTCAATCGTTACAATAACAAAAAAATGGACATTACCACTATCCTTTTTTGTCTTAAGTTTATCAATGTTTATGATTGCCTTTTCTCGAAATTTAGTGTCAATTTCAATTGCTGTAGTATTGTGCGGTTTTTCTTTCCGCACCTTTATCCCATATTTGTTTAATGAGGTGAATCAAGATAGCAATGGCAATTCAGAAAAGAGTACATCTTTGTTATTGATAGGTTTCAATATTGGCGCAGCTTTTGCCCCAATTTCGATTTCACTATTAGGAAATATCCTTCCTTCTAAAGAAAATACGGACCTATTTATGGCAGAAGGTATGATCATGATGCTCTTGGCTTTTTGTACTGTAATCAGCACCATAACGAAAAAACAAAAAATCAATGGGGGAAAGTAACAATGATGAAAAGACCAAAAATTATTTGCCATATGCTAACTTCTATCAATGGCAAAATTAGTGGTGATTATATGAGTTCAAAATATGCCATTGTTGGTGGCAAAGCCTATGAAACAACCAATGACAGCTACCTTAGCCAAGCGTGGTTATGTGGAAGAGTTACGATGGAAAAGAATTTTACTCATTTCCATAAACCTAAGTTGAAAGAAATAGAAACACCTTATCCTAGAACGGATTATGTTGCACAAGCAAACGCTCAAATGTATATTGTTTCAGCTGATCCTGCTGGTAAAGTTGGCTGGATTGAAAACAACGTTCAATACGAAAATCGTCCCGAAGCCCACGTTATTGAAATTTTAACGGATAAAGCTAGTGATGAGTATGTCGCTTACCTTCGAGAGCGACAAATCTCTTATATTTTTGCTGGACAAGAATTGATTGATTGTACCCTCGCTTCAGAAAAATTATTGAATTTATTTGGGATCAAAACATTAATGGTATCAGGTGGTGGTTATATCAATTGGTCATTTTTACAAGAGGGATTGATTGATGAAGTGAGTATTGTGATGACACCAGTAACTGATGGACGAACAGATACCAATACAATTTTTGAAAGAGCAGATAACCTGCCCGAAATAGCACCAGTTGGGTTTAAATTAAAATCAGTCGATATCATCGAAGAAGATACCTTGTGGTTGAGATATAGCGTGAATAATAAAGACTAAATTGAATTTAGAAATAATAACATAAAAGATAACGATGTAGTCGTTACAGGTACCTCATCTGGAATTTGGAAATGGATGTACTACTATTTCACATGCCAAGTTGACAAAAAATAGGCAGATCTGATTTGTACTGGGAGTCAATTTTTTTTACTGAGTGTATACTTAAAAAAAGTAATAATACATATCATTTTTTTATTTTCAAATCTAGCATTGATTCCAACTAAAGCTTAGAAAAAAATAAGACTATAGTAGGAAGAAAATGAAACGATTGTTATTTATAATAATTAAGTAAACAAAAATAACGAAAGTTGAGGATTAGAAAATGAAAAAAAAATTGTTGATTGGGGCAGGCGCGATTATTGTTTTAGGAGTGGGTTTTTTTATCTATCAAAATTCGCAGCCGAAAGAAACAGAGACTGCTAAAAGTGTCAATTTATACGAGGTAGAAAAACAAACGCCTCTCCATTTAAAAGGACAAGTACAAGCGAAATTGACCCAGTCCGTATTGTTAAGTACGGATAAAGGTCCAGTAAAAACGATTCATTA
The Enterococcus silesiacus DNA segment above includes these coding regions:
- a CDS encoding MFS transporter, whose protein sequence is MNKLTKLSLLSVSLLVVSGGAIAANIPAIMATYPTINPILVELITTIPSLFIILTVPFSHTFARKFGYKLSVQLGIGIVLGAGIIPVFAHSFWLLFFSRILFGIGIGLFNPLLFSLAGKMYQGKELSSMIGFQSAFEGIGGMIITFTVGQLLIMNWRSSFLAYLFALPIFLLFTWFVPDVSLETEENQSKTKNQAINPSTYGYIALLILVVTIYMSVTVKITSLLLEEGFGNATDGSNLVALVGLGAMTAGALFGSIVTITKKWTLPLSFFVLSLSMFMIAFSRNLVSISIAVVLCGFSFRTFIPYLFNEVNQDSNGNSEKSTSLLLIGFNIGAAFAPISISLLGNILPSKENTDLFMAEGMIMMLLAFCTVISTITKKQKINGGK
- a CDS encoding 5-amino-6-(5-phosphoribosylamino)uracil reductase, which translates into the protein MKRPKIICHMLTSINGKISGDYMSSKYAIVGGKAYETTNDSYLSQAWLCGRVTMEKNFTHFHKPKLKEIETPYPRTDYVAQANAQMYIVSADPAGKVGWIENNVQYENRPEAHVIEILTDKASDEYVAYLRERQISYIFAGQELIDCTLASEKLLNLFGIKTLMVSGGGYINWSFLQEGLIDEVSIVMTPVTDGRTDTNTIFERADNLPEIAPVGFKLKSVDIIEEDTLWLRYSVNNKD